TACCACAAGGCTATTTTATTAAACAGCAACATCCAATAGAAATTAGTCAGAATCGGCATTTCAGTATAGATATATTACTGTGTGATACCGATACTGGCAAAACAATAGCAGTTTTGGATACAAAGTAGACTTGTCGGGAAATAAGAGAGAATAGACAGCAGTGGTAGGGAAGAATGATGCTGAATATTGAAGGTGCGCTGAAGCAAGACCGACTGTTGAGGGCATTAACTGGGTTGAACCGGAAAGCATTTGATGCCCTTTTGCCCACGTTTACCACGATGTACCTAGATACTCAACAGGCCAAGCCTCGTCAACGTGGCCTGGGTGGAGGACGCAAAGCCCGCTTACTTACAGCCCAAGACAAATTGTTTTTCATCCTTTTCTATTTCAAATGTTATCCGACCTTCGATGTGGCGGGACTGCTCTTTGATATGCATCGCTCCCAGGCACATGAGTGGATGCATCGATTGCAGCCAATATTAGAAGCGGCTTTGGGACAGAAGATGGCGCTGCCGGAACGCCATCTCGAAAGCATTGAAGCATTTTTGTCACGCTTTCCAGGAGTGCAACGAGTGATGATTGATGGGACAGAACGCCCAATTGCGCGACCTCAAGAAAGAGAACAACAACAACAGAATTACTCCGGTAAAAAGAAACGTCATACGCATAAACACTTGGCGGCAGTTGATGAAACCAAACGGGTCTTGATCTTAAGCAAAGCACGAGAAGGCAAACTGCATGACAAACGTTTTCATGACGAAGATGACATTGCAGGTAGTGTGCCTGATGAAATTCCGATTGAAGTAGACTCGGGCTTTCAGGGATTACAGAAGCAGTATGACAATCTCCATCTTCCTCACAAAAAGCCCAAAGGGGGCAAGTTAAGTGACCTTCAAAAAACGGAGAATCGTCAATTGAGTCAATCCCGTGTAGTTTGCGAAAATGCCTTTGCTGGTGTGAAGCGCTACAACGCCGCCAGTGTCATTTATCGTAATCGGATTGAAAACTTTGATGACCATTTGATGCTGACCGCAGCAGGATTATGGAACTTCTACTTGATGGCTGCTTAAGAGAATCCCAATTACAAGACCAGCATTGCCTCACTTATCTTTTATTTCCCGACAACTCTAGTATAAAGCTCCTGAACAGGCAGGAAATACAGATATTTATCAAATGATCAGCTACGCCAACACAACAAAATGCGAACAAGCCTTTTTGATATACCCTAAAGACTTGACACACCCACTAAATATTAAAAGCGATCAAATCCGAGTCCGCAGCCTCACCTTTTCCCTAGATGATAATCTCGATCGCACAGGTCAAACCTTCTTAAAAAACCTTTTTCTCCTAATCCCTTAAAACTCACACCAATAAATTAGTAAAGGGGATAGATGACATTCGCTTGTGGCGAAGCACCCATCCCCGAATAGCTGCCCAGATCATAAACCTGGAATCTATAGTCCGGTATCTAATCATCCCAGTATCGTTCGAGATATGTCGATTGTCACTGGGATAGATACTGATTTAGAACATATCTACGAAAAGATAGTTACACAATTACTGTTTTTCACCCCTTCCATACCCAACAGCGCCGTTCCGTAAGCAGCTTCTGTATACACTGAAGCTACTACAGGAATCTGTAAATAACGCGCCCTAATCGCAGTCCAAGTATCATTAGCCGCGCCACCGCCAGCAGTATAAACACGACTTAACTTGTCTGCTCCCATTTGCTGTAATAATTCATACCCTCGTGCTTCTATGCGTGTAATACCTTCTAACAACCCATGCAAGAATTCCACTGGATTATCTGGGCGTGGTTCCAAACGTGGGGCTAAATTAGGATCGTTAATTGGAAAACGATCGCCTGCCTTCAACAACGGATAATAATCTAACTCCCTGGCAATTGAAGCATCAATCTCCCGACTAAGGCTTTCTAACTCAGCGTTGGTGAAAAATTGCTTAAGTACTGCACCTCCAGTATTAGAAGCACCACCAGTCAGCCACAAATCACCTAGCCTATGGCTGTAAATTCCATATCTGGCATCTTCTACACGGGTACGACTTAATAACTTTAGTACCAATGTTGAACCAAGGGAAGTCACGGCTTCACCAGGTAATTTTGCACCACTGGCTAAAAAAGCCGCAATACTATCAGTTGTACCTGCACATACAAGACAATCACGGCTAAAACCAAACTTATCCATAATTTCAGGACGCAATTCGGCAATGGGAGTCCCAGGAGTTAAAACGTGGGGTAGCTGAATCGGTATTTGCAGTTTTTCTAGCCATTCTGGGTATTTCAACTCTTCCACGTCATAACCCAGCTTTAAAGCATTATGATAATCGCTAATTCCTAACTGTCCATGTAGGAGAAACCCCAGCCAATCTGCCTGATGCAGAAAATATCTCGCTTCACTAAAAGAGGGTAATTGCCTCATCCACAAAAGTTTGGCTAGGCTGGAGGTGGCACTTAACACGGTATGATTAGGGGGTGCTATACTCCTCAAATGCTCTAGCAGCAATGATCCCCGCGCATCGTTATACATCAGTGGCGCGTCTGTTGGATTACCAGCAGCATCAACTAGTAAGACGGTGGAAGAAGTACCATTAATTGCGATCGCTTTAATTTTTCGCCGCAATTGGTCAGGTATTTGTTCCAGCAGTACAAACAAAGCCTCCTGCCAAATTTTTGGCGTAATGGTGGCTGTTGAGTCTTGGAAGGGATATCTCACCTCAGCCTGAATACAATAGGCTTCCTCGTCAATTACCACGCCGCGTGCGCCAGATGTACCGAAGTCGATACCCAAATACAAATTCATAATTTTTATAAATTTTTTTAATAGAGAATAAATAAGGACTACTGATTAATAACTGCTTTTGTTGCATCTTGTAACAAGATATTCCACAATTCTGGCAAAACAAGGAAAAGTAGTAAACGAACTGTTCAAAATCTATTCAGGTTAGGAGGTTTTCAGCCATGCCTATCTTAGATACTCTGTACATCGCTCAGATATCTTCCATCTCGGACACTCAAGTCTACATCGCTCTAGTTGTAGCGCTGATTCCAGGAGTTCTAGCTTGGCGATTAGCCACAGAACTTTACAAATAAGGCTACGATGTGACACAGTTAAAAAGCTAATAATCCTGGCAGTACGGGGTGCAATTTCCTTTCTTCTTTTGGCTTTATGCCATCAGTAGCTAGGAAACTAGCACTTACGTAAGCCAGGTTATTTTTTAACTGGTGAGACACTTGTAGCTATTTCAAAAAAATGAAGTAATATGACAGCTAAATCAAGCAGTAATTATCGCCAGAGGGCTTTTACAGTGCTTCCCTTCACTAAGCGAGGTTATCTTTTAGCATCATGAACGCGATTCAACCCTCCAGACCACCGTCACAACCTATACAAAAACGCCGGGTCATTCCTCGACCAAAGCGGCATCTTCGTCAACGTTCTTACCAGGTGATGGCACTAGAAAGCACAGCCAAGATAGCGGTTAATCTTGTAGTTACAGCCGTTGCAGCATCTGCTTTAGCACAACTTTTGCCTCATCATTGGTTACAGCAAGAAAAGTTGCGAGAAATTAATACTGAAGTCAAGTTGATGGAAGTACACGTCGATAGTTTACAGGTGGAATTTAGCCGTAACTTCGATCCTCAGCAAACTAAAAGAATTATGCAACAACAAGGATTCAGATTTGCTCCCAATCAGCGTCGGGTCGTGTTGATGAATAAGGATCTTAGAGAAGATGAACAAACAGAGTCATCACCTTAAGCTAAATGGCGTATTTAGGATTATTTAGGTTTATTGTGATTTTGGCTACGTAAAAACCGGGTGCTAATTTATATTATTGCTAATAAATAATGGTTAATAGCTGATGTTTGAATAGCTATGTAGTTATCATCTATTAGTAAAATCTATTCAAAATTTAATCAATTATTTTGAATTTTGAATTCCCAGTAAGTCGGCGTAAACAATCATCCTTGGGATCAGTTAGGGGACAAGGAGCAGTAAAAAAAGGGTTTGAGCCTTATTTACTTTTCTTCACGCAATTTGGTTTTATTGTGCCGACTTACTTAGAACTAATCTACCAAATAGGATGCTCAGGAGATAACAAATCGTTTAGCCAATTTTCGATTTGTAAACGCAAGGCAGAACCAGTAAAGTCCCTAGTTGTTTCGAGAACAGGCAATTGGGTAAGGGCACGACGATAATCAGCGATCGCACAATTCCAGTCACCCCAAAGATGGTAAGTTCTGCCGCGTTCAGCCCAGATATGACCTTCTAGTTGACCGAAAAGCTGTGCTAACTCAAAATTCTCAATTGCCTCCTCGTATCGCCCCAATTCACGCCAGGTAATGCCTCGGTTAATCCACGCCCGAACATAGCCAGGATTCAAATCAATGGCTCGATCGTAGTCGGCAAGTGCTGTTGCTAATTCTCCACAAGCTGCATAGTAATTTGCCCGGTTATTATAAGCACTAGCCAAATAGGGATTGAGTTTCAGGGCGGTGTTATAGTCGTAAAGCGCTTTTTGCCTTTCACCACTTTGGAAATAAATTAGCCCCCGATTGTTGTAATCAATGGCATTGTACGGTTGGCGGTAAATTAGTTGACTTAAAAGTGCGATCGCCTCAGTATAGTTACCTTCTTGAGCCGACTTCAAAGCAAAAGAGCGTAGGTAGTTATTCCCTAAAGTAGATGCACTGCGATCGTTCCTCCTCTGCTCTCGGACTTTACTTGTATTATTTAAAACATATTTATATTGCTTGTTTTGCTGGTCATCGTCAGCTAGAAATGAGTGAATATTCATCTTTCCCTGCCTGAAATCCCTGCTTTGTAAAATTAAATTTTAGTTTTTGGTCGGTAGTGGTTTTACCACTGTGTCTATTTTTAAAGTATTTAGGGTTACAAAAAAGCCATCTAAAGAGAGAACTTTACCTAGCCGCACCAGAAAAATATATGTCCTAAATAAACAATTGCTCCTCAAACCTAATGATGGATACTTGATCCCAAAGGTCAATTCCAGAAATAGAAACAGCATTTAGGCAAAAAATAGCCCAAACCCTGATTCTCCGGTAGGAGCAATTCCAATACGATTCAGTTCTAGTTTTTAGCCTTAACCCAAGCGTATTGAGGGCAATTCATGTAGACGCATTCGCGGAGCATCTCGTAGAGAAGCGTCTTCTTACAGGGTATTGCCCCTACCGCGTGTAGTTTTGCGTAAGTCCTAAGCAGATGTCAATCTCAAAGACTGGTCAAGTAGTGAGAGCGACAAATTGGTAGAATGCCAACAAGCCATTCTTTTAGAGATGAGAGAGGGTAGAGGGACAGAGAAAGATGAGGAAGCAGAAGAGGCAGAGGGGCAGAGGGGCATGGGGCATAGAGAAGAGACAAGGGAGACAAGGAAGAAGGGGGAGACAAGGAAGAGGCTTGTTCAATAATTTCCCCTTATCCTCCTTGTCCCCCTCGTCCCCTAATCCTTTCCTGCTCCCCTGCTCCCTGCCCCCATTCTCCATTCCCCATTCCCAATGCCCCAGAATCTAGATTTAATTTTTAAGTTTTGAGAAATTTTCTGATGACAACTGCAATTTCCTATCCCAATGCCCCTGATTTAGCAACCGATGACTACATTGTTCTCGGCTTGGCAACCTGCTTCGTCAAAGAAGATGGAGAAGTTTATCAAATCGAAGTCATAGAACCTATTCCCTCTGCGGCTTTGGAAGCGCTTTTAAAGGGCATTCCTACCTCCTATAAGCTGGCTCATGCAACAACTTTGGGATCTGTTTTGGATGGCGATTCACAATTCTTGCCGGATGGTTTCCCAGAGTCGGCTCAGTTTGGAGAGGAATTTGTGCCGCGAGTATTTGCAGCAGCTCGTACATACAAGCGCCGTGAATCTGCAAAATCCCTAATTCCATTAGGCACAAACTACAGTGAATTTAAGTATTCAATTGAGCGCAAACGGGTGCTAAATGCCGCTAGGGTTGTAACAAAAGAAGATAACGTTAAACAGCATTCTCACACTCACAAAGTTCTTTAAGTAATTATGCTCAAACTTTACGGTGGCGCTCGTAGTCGAGCCTCAATTGTTCAATGGTATTTAGAGGAAATACAAGTTCCTTACGAATTCGTCAAACTCGATATGCAGGCGGGTGAACACCTCAAGCCTGAATATTTGGCAATTAACCCAGTTGGTAAAGTTCCAGCAATTATTGATGGGGATTTTCAGCTTTGGGAATCTGGAGCAATTTTGCTGTATCTTGCTGAGAAGTACGGTAAAACCCCACCTTCACTAGAGGAACGTGCTGTATTTTCCCAATGGGTATTGTTTGCCAATGCTACCCTTGGACCAGGAATTTTTGTAGAAGCAAGTCGGGAGCGGGAAATGCCCCGCTTGTTGACTCCGTTAAATGAAATTTTCAGTAAGCAACCTTTTTTGCTTGGCGATGAGTTCACTGTTGCTGATGTAGCAGTGGGATCTATTCTGAGTTACATTCCCGTCATGCTGAAGCTAGACCTCAGTTCTTACCCATCCGTGTTGAACTATATAAAGCAGTTATCTGAGCGTCCAGCATTTCAAAAAAGTATTGGCGGACGAGCTTAAAATAATTAGTAATGACGCTCCTGCGTCGCTAACGCTGCGCTAACGTAATTCGTAATTCGTAATTGAATTTTTAACTACGAATTACGAATCTTTTAACGATAATTTGTAAATTGCAAAGCAACTGGGTAGTCTTCTTGTTTTAGTCGCTGCATGACTACTTGTAAGTCATCTTTAGATTTGGCAGAAACCCGCACAGCATCACCTTGGATTGAGGCTTGTACTTTTTTGAATTCGTCCCGAATCAATTTGGAAATTTGCTTGGCGATTTCTTGACTGATGCCTTTTTTGAGTTTGATTTCTTGACGGACGCGATTACCGCTAGCTGATTCAACTTTGCCAAAATCAAAGATTTTCTGGGAGAGGTTACGCTTGGCGGCTTTTTCTCGCAGGATGGTATGTACAGAATCTAAGGTAAACTCGCTGTCAGTACTAACATTAATGCTTTCTTCGACCAACTCGACAGTAGTTTCAGTGTCTTTAAGGTCGTAACGACCTTTGATGTCTCGTATAACTTGATCGACGGCGTTAACTAACTCTTGTCGGTCAAAGTCGCTCACAATGTCAAAGGAAAATGTAGAAGCCATAAAACATTTTAGATTTTAGATTTTGGACTTCGACTTCGCTCAGTCGAACAATTTTAGATTGGGTATTGCAAAGAGGCAGACGGGCATTGGGCATGGAGAAGAGACAAGGGAGACAAGGAAGAGGGGGGAGACAAGGAAGAGACTTATTCAATAATTTCCCTTTGTCCTCCTTGTCCCCCTCGTCCCCTAATCCTTTCCTGCTACCCATTCCCCATACTTCTCTAACGAGAGGCTACGCCAACGACTGCGCTCAGTACAAGTTCCCCATTCCCCAGTCCCCACTTAATTAGTAGCTTGGATGATGCTCAAGAAGATGAGAGTGGTAGAGCCAAGCATACCAATGGCAAACATGAGCGATCGCAAAGGGGGTATATTCAAAATATAAAAAATCGAGTATAGGAAACGAGCCACCACAAAGGCGATCGCAGCTACTTGGGCTGTAAAAGAATTTACACCACTTACATAAGCCATCAATGCTGCTGCGGCAAATACCATAAAGGCTTCAAAGGTATTCTGATGTGCCCAGGTAGCTCGTTGAGCATAAGGCGGCAGTTTATCAAACATGGCGCGAGGAGTAGCAAGCATTTCCTTGCCAATACGCACACGGGCATAAGCTACTACCAAAAATGGCAGGTAAATTAGAACGACAGCAGCAGCGATCGAATACAAAAAAATTATCATTACTTATTGTTGTTGGTTATTAGTCATTAGTCATCAGTCATTGGTCATGAGTCAAATACAAATGACAAAAGACAAATGACAAATGACTAATCAAAGTAGAAAAGCGTTACCACTTTTCTTTGTTCTTCTGCATCTTGACAAGTTTGCAACAGGGTGCGGCTGTCGTGAAACGCAAAACAGATCAGTTGCTGGCAACGGGAGACAATCTCCTTGTTGCACAGGTAACTAGCTTCAGCAAGGGACAGATTATCATTACTGGGA
The Nostoc punctiforme PCC 73102 genome window above contains:
- a CDS encoding YajQ family cyclic di-GMP-binding protein, with amino-acid sequence MASTFSFDIVSDFDRQELVNAVDQVIRDIKGRYDLKDTETTVELVEESINVSTDSEFTLDSVHTILREKAAKRNLSQKIFDFGKVESASGNRVRQEIKLKKGISQEIAKQISKLIRDEFKKVQASIQGDAVRVSAKSKDDLQVVMQRLKQEDYPVALQFTNYR
- a CDS encoding glutathione S-transferase family protein; this translates as MLKLYGGARSRASIVQWYLEEIQVPYEFVKLDMQAGEHLKPEYLAINPVGKVPAIIDGDFQLWESGAILLYLAEKYGKTPPSLEERAVFSQWVLFANATLGPGIFVEASREREMPRLLTPLNEIFSKQPFLLGDEFTVADVAVGSILSYIPVMLKLDLSSYPSVLNYIKQLSERPAFQKSIGGRA
- the psaM gene encoding photosystem I reaction center subunit XII gives rise to the protein MSDTQVYIALVVALIPGVLAWRLATELYK
- a CDS encoding tetratricopeptide repeat protein codes for the protein MNIHSFLADDDQQNKQYKYVLNNTSKVREQRRNDRSASTLGNNYLRSFALKSAQEGNYTEAIALLSQLIYRQPYNAIDYNNRGLIYFQSGERQKALYDYNTALKLNPYLASAYNNRANYYAACGELATALADYDRAIDLNPGYVRAWINRGITWRELGRYEEAIENFELAQLFGQLEGHIWAERGRTYHLWGDWNCAIADYRRALTQLPVLETTRDFTGSALRLQIENWLNDLLSPEHPIW
- a CDS encoding transposase; the encoded protein is MMLNIEGALKQDRLLRALTGLNRKAFDALLPTFTTMYLDTQQAKPRQRGLGGGRKARLLTAQDKLFFILFYFKCYPTFDVAGLLFDMHRSQAHEWMHRLQPILEAALGQKMALPERHLESIEAFLSRFPGVQRVMIDGTERPIARPQEREQQQQNYSGKKKRHTHKHLAAVDETKRVLILSKAREGKLHDKRFHDEDDIAGSVPDEIPIEVDSGFQGLQKQYDNLHLPHKKPKGGKLSDLQKTENRQLSQSRVVCENAFAGVKRYNAASVIYRNRIENFDDHLMLTAAGLWNFYLMAA
- a CDS encoding FGGY-family carbohydrate kinase, with protein sequence MNLYLGIDFGTSGARGVVIDEEAYCIQAEVRYPFQDSTATITPKIWQEALFVLLEQIPDQLRRKIKAIAINGTSSTVLLVDAAGNPTDAPLMYNDARGSLLLEHLRSIAPPNHTVLSATSSLAKLLWMRQLPSFSEARYFLHQADWLGFLLHGQLGISDYHNALKLGYDVEELKYPEWLEKLQIPIQLPHVLTPGTPIAELRPEIMDKFGFSRDCLVCAGTTDSIAAFLASGAKLPGEAVTSLGSTLVLKLLSRTRVEDARYGIYSHRLGDLWLTGGASNTGGAVLKQFFTNAELESLSREIDASIARELDYYPLLKAGDRFPINDPNLAPRLEPRPDNPVEFLHGLLEGITRIEARGYELLQQMGADKLSRVYTAGGGAANDTWTAIRARYLQIPVVASVYTEAAYGTALLGMEGVKNSNCVTIFS
- a CDS encoding MAPEG family protein codes for the protein MIIFLYSIAAAVVLIYLPFLVVAYARVRIGKEMLATPRAMFDKLPPYAQRATWAHQNTFEAFMVFAAAALMAYVSGVNSFTAQVAAIAFVVARFLYSIFYILNIPPLRSLMFAIGMLGSTTLIFLSIIQATN